A region of Streptomyces sp. NBC_01788 DNA encodes the following proteins:
- the hmgA gene encoding homogentisate 1,2-dioxygenase: MSGDARSTAEKLTYLSGFGNEHGSEAVPGALPDGRNSPQRAPLGLYAEQLSGTAFTEPRAHNRRSWLYRIRPSAAHPAFTRTGNGTIRTAPFTETVPDPNRLRWNPLPEPARGTDFLAGLWTLGGNGDATQRTGVAVHLYHADSSMERVFSDADGELLIVPERGGLLLRTEFGLLRAEPGDVALIPRGVRFRVELLDATARGYVCENYGAPFRLPDLGPIGANGLANARDFRAPVAAYEDTEGPVEVVNKFCGNLWTATYDHSPLDVVAWHGNLVPYVYDLRRFNVIGTISYDHPDPSIFTVLTSPSDTPGLAGVDFVVFAPRWLVGEDTFRPPYFHRNVMSEYMGLIEGAYDAKAEGFVPGGGSLHNMMSAHGPDRETFDRASAAELKPQKVDDGLAFMFETRWPLTLTPHAAGAEHLQRRYDDVWKGLERNFRP; this comes from the coding sequence ATGAGCGGGGACGCACGCAGCACCGCCGAGAAACTGACCTACCTCTCCGGGTTCGGCAACGAGCACGGTTCCGAGGCGGTTCCGGGCGCGCTGCCCGACGGCCGCAACTCCCCGCAGCGCGCCCCGCTCGGGCTGTACGCGGAGCAGCTCAGCGGTACTGCGTTCACCGAGCCGAGGGCCCACAACCGCCGCTCGTGGCTGTACCGGATCCGCCCGTCGGCCGCCCATCCGGCGTTCACCCGGACCGGCAACGGCACGATCCGCACGGCGCCGTTCACCGAGACGGTGCCCGACCCGAACCGGCTGCGCTGGAACCCGCTGCCGGAGCCCGCCCGCGGCACGGACTTCCTCGCCGGCCTGTGGACCCTGGGCGGCAACGGCGACGCGACCCAGCGCACCGGCGTGGCCGTGCACCTCTACCACGCCGACTCCTCGATGGAGCGCGTCTTCAGCGACGCGGACGGCGAGCTGCTGATCGTGCCGGAGCGCGGCGGGCTGCTGCTGCGCACCGAGTTCGGACTGCTGCGCGCCGAGCCGGGGGACGTGGCGCTCATCCCACGCGGGGTGCGCTTCCGGGTGGAGCTGCTCGACGCCACCGCCCGCGGCTACGTCTGCGAGAACTACGGCGCCCCCTTCCGCCTCCCCGACCTCGGCCCCATCGGCGCCAACGGGCTGGCCAACGCCCGGGACTTCCGCGCGCCGGTCGCCGCCTACGAGGACACCGAGGGCCCGGTGGAGGTGGTGAACAAGTTCTGCGGCAACCTGTGGACCGCCACCTACGACCACTCCCCGCTCGACGTGGTGGCATGGCACGGCAACCTCGTGCCGTACGTCTACGACCTGCGCCGCTTCAACGTGATCGGCACGATCTCGTACGACCACCCGGACCCGTCGATCTTCACGGTGCTTACCTCGCCCTCCGACACCCCGGGTCTGGCCGGCGTGGACTTCGTCGTCTTCGCGCCGCGCTGGCTGGTCGGCGAGGACACCTTCCGGCCGCCGTACTTCCACCGGAATGTGATGAGCGAGTACATGGGCCTGATCGAGGGCGCCTACGACGCCAAGGCGGAGGGCTTCGTGCCGGGCGGCGGCTCGCTGCACAACATGATGTCGGCGCACGGCCCGGACCGGGAGACCTTCGACAGGGCGAGCGCGGCGGAGCTGAAGCCGCAGAAGGTGGACGACGGGCTGGCGTTCATGTTCGAGACGCGCTGGCCGCTGACGCTCACGCCGCACGCGGCCGGGGCCGAGCACCTTCAGCGGCGGTACGACGACGTGTGGAAGGGGCTGGAGCGGAACTTCCGCCCCTAG
- a CDS encoding GntR family transcriptional regulator: MTSFAPDSIVLNRKLPLWYQVSQSLRASILGRSPQDPLRLPTEEQLAGHYGVSVLTMRQALKELEDEGLITRHRRRGTFIEPGARRGAPVRLLGSVDAIVAQQSGMTTELLAHGTEPVPAELAEFFPGLDEVAAYHRLRGDEKTGEPTNHARNYVRPELARRMAPEDLVRWPMTKVLRDVAGADISRITDTVEARLADPETARLLRVPLLSPILHYTGITYDTAGRPLDVAVIHYRGDRFSFSVTLDAT; the protein is encoded by the coding sequence GTGACCTCCTTCGCTCCGGATTCGATCGTGCTGAACCGCAAGCTGCCGCTGTGGTACCAGGTGTCGCAGTCGCTGCGTGCCTCGATCCTCGGCCGCTCACCCCAGGACCCGCTGCGCCTGCCCACCGAGGAACAACTGGCGGGGCACTACGGGGTGAGCGTGCTGACGATGCGTCAGGCTCTGAAGGAGCTGGAGGACGAGGGGCTGATCACCCGGCACCGGCGGCGCGGCACGTTCATCGAGCCCGGTGCCCGGCGGGGCGCCCCGGTGCGGCTGCTGGGCTCGGTGGACGCCATCGTGGCCCAGCAGTCCGGCATGACCACCGAGTTGCTGGCCCACGGCACGGAGCCGGTGCCCGCCGAACTCGCCGAGTTCTTCCCCGGTCTGGACGAGGTGGCGGCGTACCACCGGCTGCGCGGCGACGAGAAGACGGGTGAGCCGACCAACCACGCCCGCAACTACGTCCGTCCGGAGCTGGCCCGCCGGATGGCGCCGGAGGATCTGGTGCGGTGGCCGATGACCAAGGTGCTGCGGGACGTGGCGGGCGCGGACATCAGCCGGATCACGGACACCGTCGAGGCCCGGCTGGCCGATCCGGAGACGGCGCGGCTGCTGCGCGTCCCGTTGCTCAGCCCGATCCTGCACTACACCGGGATCACCTACGACACGGCGGGGCGGCCGCTGGACGTGGCGGTGATCCACTACCGGGGGGACCGTTTCTCCTTCTCGGTCACCCTCGACGCAACCTGA
- a CDS encoding type ISP restriction/modification enzyme, whose protein sequence is MPGVTHDDAPPLADLMPWSVAPPRLGRGWPVAPDAGSLKARWEALLKARGPGREALFEPTRSRTPYTAVGQLPGRSGGTERLIRASGPCPEPARVLVAPFDEQWLIPDHRLIDAARPELWRVADARQVFVAETAAAPGTGPPLLATSLLPLLRPGRVRPLYRRPAAAEPNLAPGLLDHLAARLGHRPAPEDVLAWALAAARPGPDGPVVPLTGDAGAWAAGVELGRRTLWLMRRDGERPKLPGGRRPYVRAPLPARPLTLRYDRDEETLHLDEGRVSPVPPQAWDFEAGSERVLEQWFAARTAQGEPGTLAAVRPATWPQVWTSELLELITVLALLAELRPLREALEVTAPITAAGLRSAGILPVPAAARRPASVLDHREEGPEGQFALL, encoded by the coding sequence ATGCCCGGCGTGACGCACGACGACGCTCCGCCGCTGGCCGACCTCATGCCGTGGTCCGTCGCACCGCCGCGGCTGGGCCGGGGGTGGCCGGTGGCCCCCGACGCGGGCTCGCTCAAAGCCCGTTGGGAGGCCCTGCTGAAGGCCCGGGGCCCCGGCCGGGAGGCCCTGTTCGAGCCGACGCGCTCGCGCACGCCGTACACGGCCGTCGGGCAGCTGCCGGGCCGGTCCGGCGGCACCGAGAGGCTGATCCGCGCCTCCGGACCGTGCCCGGAGCCGGCACGTGTGCTCGTGGCGCCCTTCGACGAGCAGTGGCTGATCCCCGACCACCGCCTGATCGACGCGGCCCGCCCCGAGTTGTGGCGGGTGGCGGACGCCCGCCAGGTCTTCGTGGCGGAGACCGCCGCCGCGCCCGGCACCGGACCGCCCCTGCTGGCGACGTCCCTGCTCCCCCTCCTGCGCCCGGGCCGCGTCCGGCCCCTGTACCGCCGTCCGGCGGCGGCGGAACCGAACCTGGCGCCCGGCCTGCTGGACCACCTCGCCGCCCGCCTCGGGCACCGCCCCGCCCCTGAGGACGTCCTCGCCTGGGCGCTCGCGGCGGCCCGCCCCGGCCCGGACGGCCCGGTGGTCCCGCTCACCGGGGACGCCGGGGCCTGGGCGGCCGGAGTGGAACTGGGCCGCAGGACGCTGTGGCTGATGCGCCGTGACGGCGAGCGCCCCAAACTCCCCGGCGGCCGCCGCCCCTACGTCCGTGCCCCGCTGCCCGCACGCCCGCTGACCCTGCGCTACGACCGCGACGAGGAGACCCTGCACCTCGACGAGGGCCGCGTCTCCCCCGTCCCGCCGCAGGCCTGGGACTTCGAGGCCGGCTCGGAGCGGGTCCTGGAGCAGTGGTTCGCCGCACGGACCGCGCAGGGCGAACCGGGCACCCTCGCGGCCGTCCGGCCCGCGACCTGGCCGCAGGTGTGGACGTCCGAGCTGCTGGAGCTGATCACGGTCCTCGCCCTGCTGGCGGAACTCCGGCCGCTGCGCGAGGCGTTGGAGGTGACGGCGCCGATCACCGCGGCCGGCCTGCGCTCCGCGGGAATCCTGCCGGTACCGGCTGCGGCCCGCCGCCCGGCCTCGGTCCTCGATCACCGCGAGGAGGGCCCGGAGGGTCAGTTCGCCCTGCTCTGA
- a CDS encoding anti-sigma factor, with amino-acid sequence MSLLDRLLRREDPHSLAAPYALNALEPAERVRFEKHLRNCPACATQVRALAEDAVRLARSTAVPAPAALRERVLAAIRDIPQDPAPARERTPQLPPHVWGTRPPPTRTRAPRSRPLFVPFATVTAAAALVVAALFAVQANRTQEELAAQRNRASEIDHVLAAPDTRAATSLDAQGRSIGVIASASRGRAVVTLGGYADPPSGRVRQLWVMRPGAPPRSLGLFADDAPLVVVGLTRSAASLAVTVEPDGGSPQPTTQPIVQLTLKSVGFGE; translated from the coding sequence ATGAGCCTGCTCGACCGCCTGCTGCGACGCGAGGACCCGCACTCCCTCGCAGCGCCCTACGCCCTGAACGCGCTGGAGCCGGCCGAACGGGTCCGCTTCGAGAAGCACCTGCGGAACTGCCCCGCGTGCGCCACCCAGGTGCGGGCCCTGGCCGAGGACGCGGTGCGCCTGGCCCGGTCCACCGCCGTACCGGCGCCCGCCGCGCTGCGCGAGCGGGTGCTGGCCGCGATACGCGACATCCCTCAGGACCCCGCGCCGGCGCGGGAGCGCACGCCCCAACTGCCGCCGCATGTCTGGGGCACCCGGCCGCCGCCCACGCGCACCCGTGCGCCCCGGTCGCGCCCCCTTTTCGTGCCGTTCGCCACGGTGACGGCCGCCGCGGCCCTCGTCGTGGCGGCGCTCTTCGCCGTCCAGGCGAACAGGACCCAGGAAGAGCTGGCGGCTCAGCGGAACCGGGCGAGTGAGATCGACCACGTTCTGGCGGCGCCGGACACACGGGCCGCCACCAGCCTGGACGCGCAGGGCCGCAGTATAGGAGTGATCGCTTCCGCCTCCCGGGGACGGGCCGTGGTGACCCTGGGCGGGTACGCGGACCCGCCCAGCGGCCGAGTGCGCCAGCTGTGGGTCATGCGCCCCGGCGCGCCACCACGCTCCCTCGGCCTGTTCGCGGATGACGCGCCCCTGGTCGTCGTGGGTCTCACCCGGTCGGCTGCATCACTGGCCGTGACAGTGGAACCCGACGGGGGGTCACCTCAGCCCACTACACAACCAATTGTTCAACTCACCTTGAAATCTGTCGGATTCGGAGAGTAA
- a CDS encoding sigma-70 family RNA polymerase sigma factor: protein MEADELLVLVAGGDHKAFEELYGLVSGPIYGLVRRVVRDPAQSEEVAQEVLLELWRSAPRFDPGRGSALSWVLTLAHRRAVDRVRSARAAGEREQREAARAASPAFDHVAEEVEAGLEREWVRRCLDHLTARQRQSVTLAYYDGYTYREVAERLSLPLGTVKTRMRDGLIRLRECLGCAA from the coding sequence GTGGAGGCGGACGAGCTTCTGGTGCTCGTGGCGGGGGGCGACCACAAGGCGTTCGAGGAGCTGTACGGGCTGGTGTCCGGGCCCATCTACGGCCTGGTGCGGCGCGTGGTGCGCGACCCGGCCCAGTCCGAGGAGGTCGCGCAGGAGGTGCTGCTCGAACTGTGGCGCTCCGCCCCGAGGTTCGACCCCGGGCGGGGCAGCGCCCTGTCCTGGGTGCTCACCCTCGCCCACCGCCGCGCCGTCGACCGGGTGCGCAGCGCCCGCGCCGCGGGCGAGCGGGAGCAGCGCGAGGCCGCGCGCGCCGCGTCGCCCGCCTTCGACCACGTCGCCGAGGAGGTCGAGGCCGGCCTGGAACGCGAGTGGGTGCGGCGCTGCCTGGACCACCTCACCGCCCGGCAACGCCAGTCCGTCACCCTCGCCTACTACGACGGCTATACGTACCGTGAAGTGGCCGAGCGGCTGTCCCTGCCGCTGGGCACGGTCAAGACGCGGATGCGCGACGGGCTCATCCGGCTGCGTGAATGCCTGGGATGTGCCGCATGA
- a CDS encoding DUF4331 domain-containing protein encodes MTSFPSLPRRGGGAPRRSAPGEGRRGLASLLCGALAAGSLAAAGTAVLEPGRAAASSHREAPLISGTPQYDNTDLYAFVSPDKPDTTTVVANWIPFEEPAGGPNFYTFADDAQYDLHIDNDGDAQSDLIFRYTFRTHVKNKNTFLYNTGPVHSLDDPNLNVTQTYDVDLIKFRHHRQVSRTRLADAVPVAPSNVGKASMPDYGELRKQAVHRTAAGAATFAGQADDPFFADLRVFDLLYGGDLSEVGNDTLAGYNVNTIALQVPNDLIRQSAGQPVVGIWSTTQRKNARGGFTQVSRLGNPLVNEVVNPQKDKDTFNASSPDGDAQFLGNVTHPELPKLIEQIYDIKAPAEPRDDLVEVFLKGVKELNQPPYVRPSEQLRLNTSIAPSPHPKRLGVLDGDTAGFPNGRRLSDDVVDAALLVMEGALLGAKNDLSDGVDANDKEFENSFPYVAEPASGSQARAAAGTSADVRSGLADALRPKGGSGDTMLMAGSAAAGAAGVLLLGTGLSWWRRRSQRAY; translated from the coding sequence ATGACAAGTTTCCCCAGTCTCCCCAGGCGCGGCGGGGGCGCCCCCAGGCGTTCGGCTCCCGGGGAGGGACGCAGAGGCCTCGCCTCTCTCCTCTGCGGCGCGCTGGCCGCCGGAAGTCTCGCGGCCGCCGGCACGGCCGTGCTCGAACCCGGGCGGGCCGCGGCCTCCAGCCACCGGGAGGCGCCGCTCATCTCGGGCACACCGCAGTACGACAACACGGACCTGTACGCGTTCGTCAGTCCGGACAAGCCCGACACGACGACCGTCGTGGCGAACTGGATACCGTTCGAGGAGCCGGCCGGGGGGCCGAACTTCTACACGTTCGCGGACGACGCCCAGTACGACCTGCACATCGACAACGACGGTGACGCGCAGAGCGACCTGATCTTCCGGTACACGTTCAGGACGCACGTCAAGAACAAGAACACGTTCCTCTACAACACGGGTCCGGTGCACAGCCTGGACGACCCGAACCTGAACGTGACCCAGACCTACGACGTCGACCTGATCAAGTTCCGCCACCACAGGCAGGTGTCCAGGACACGGCTGGCGGACGCTGTGCCGGTGGCACCGTCGAACGTCGGCAAGGCGTCGATGCCGGACTACGGCGAACTGCGCAAGCAGGCCGTCCACCGGACGGCGGCGGGCGCGGCGACGTTCGCCGGGCAGGCCGACGACCCGTTCTTCGCGGACCTGCGCGTCTTCGACCTGCTGTACGGCGGGGACCTCTCCGAGGTCGGCAACGACACGCTCGCCGGCTACAACGTCAACACGATCGCCCTCCAGGTGCCGAACGACCTGATCCGCCAGTCGGCCGGGCAGCCGGTCGTGGGCATCTGGTCGACGACGCAGCGCAAGAACGCCCGCGGCGGCTTCACGCAGGTCTCGCGCCTGGGCAACCCGCTCGTCAACGAGGTCGTCAACCCGCAGAAGGACAAGGACACGTTCAACGCGTCCTCGCCGGACGGCGACGCGCAGTTCCTGGGGAACGTCACCCATCCCGAGCTGCCGAAGCTCATCGAGCAGATCTACGACATCAAGGCGCCCGCCGAGCCGCGCGACGATCTCGTGGAGGTGTTCCTCAAGGGCGTGAAGGAACTCAACCAGCCGCCGTACGTGAGGCCTTCGGAGCAGCTGCGGCTGAACACCTCGATCGCGCCGAGCCCGCACCCGAAGCGTCTTGGCGTCCTCGACGGCGACACCGCGGGCTTCCCGAACGGCCGCCGGCTCAGCGACGACGTGGTCGACGCCGCGCTCCTGGTGATGGAGGGCGCGCTGCTCGGCGCCAAGAACGACCTGAGCGACGGGGTCGACGCGAACGACAAGGAGTTCGAGAACTCCTTCCCGTACGTGGCCGAGCCGGCGTCCGGTTCGCAGGCACGGGCCGCCGCGGGCACGAGCGCGGACGTGCGCAGCGGGCTGGCCGACGCGTTGCGGCCCAAGGGCGGCTCCGGCGACACGATGCTGATGGCCGGTTCGGCGGCCGCGGGAGCGGCCGGAGTCCTGCTGCTCGGCACGGGCCTGTCCTGGTGGCGCCGCCGCTCGCAGCGCGCGTACTGA
- a CDS encoding tetratricopeptide repeat protein, which produces MARRDDPTPSNDEHATGPTPPPEPQPPEHDRVPAAPPREDHREHPHEDTPAAPAERGAEDPRDGDPGAEDPRDDAPATPAEREAEGSQDGTAAATRERGAEDPRGNTVTAPASLDRRGGGKGRRRRWGPMAGMVVLLAVVMTGSALAVGAARDGRGAAGHAAGAPEPLLGGSRGADVASLQAHLRAQPKDHGGWAALGLAYVEEARTKGDPARYPQAEKALARSLELAPGNEQALAGRAALAAARHDFAGALAQADQALKQNPYSERALCSRIDALVELGRYDEASEAADTADARRPGVPVFTRYAYVRELRGDVTTARRVLEQALASATARGDIAYVATQLGQLAWNQGEYKEALGHYARALAADDGYLPALEGRARARAASGDRADAVRDLEDVVSRYPLPGPLVELGELYEARAATGDRAKAENQYALVDAWIALARAGGVNADLDTALAAADHGDTGAALRAARAEWARRHTVHTADALAWALYRNGRAQEALPHARQATATGYRNAAFLYHRGMIERATGHDDDARTHLTAALRLNPGFSPLGARAARTALKSLEAAR; this is translated from the coding sequence ATGGCCCGGCGCGACGACCCCACCCCTTCGAACGACGAACACGCCACGGGCCCGACGCCGCCCCCGGAACCCCAACCCCCGGAGCACGACCGCGTCCCGGCGGCCCCGCCGAGGGAGGACCACCGCGAACACCCGCACGAGGACACCCCCGCGGCCCCGGCGGAGCGCGGGGCCGAAGACCCGCGGGACGGAGATCCCGGAGCCGAAGACCCGCGGGACGACGCCCCCGCCACCCCCGCCGAGCGCGAGGCCGAAGGTTCGCAGGACGGCACCGCCGCCGCCACGCGGGAACGCGGGGCCGAAGACCCCCGCGGCAACACCGTCACCGCTCCGGCATCCCTGGATAGGCGCGGCGGCGGGAAGGGGCGTCGGCGGCGGTGGGGGCCGATGGCCGGCATGGTGGTGCTGCTGGCCGTGGTCATGACCGGGAGCGCTCTGGCCGTGGGGGCGGCGCGGGACGGCCGTGGGGCGGCCGGCCACGCGGCCGGTGCGCCGGAACCGCTCCTCGGCGGAAGTCGCGGCGCCGACGTCGCATCCCTTCAGGCACACCTCCGGGCGCAGCCCAAGGACCACGGCGGATGGGCCGCCCTCGGGCTCGCCTACGTCGAGGAGGCGCGGACCAAGGGCGACCCCGCGCGGTACCCGCAGGCCGAGAAGGCGCTGGCGCGGTCGCTGGAACTGGCGCCCGGAAACGAGCAGGCCCTCGCCGGCCGCGCCGCCCTCGCCGCCGCCCGGCACGACTTCGCCGGCGCCCTGGCCCAGGCGGACCAGGCCCTGAAGCAGAACCCCTACAGCGAACGCGCCCTGTGCTCCCGTATCGACGCCCTCGTCGAACTCGGCCGGTACGACGAGGCGTCCGAGGCCGCCGACACCGCCGACGCCCGGCGCCCGGGCGTACCGGTCTTCACGCGCTACGCCTACGTGCGCGAACTGCGCGGCGACGTCACCACCGCCCGCCGCGTCCTCGAGCAGGCGCTCGCCTCCGCCACCGCCCGCGGCGACATCGCCTACGTCGCCACCCAGCTCGGCCAACTCGCCTGGAACCAGGGTGAGTACAAGGAAGCCCTCGGCCACTACGCGCGGGCCCTGGCCGCCGACGACGGCTACCTGCCCGCTCTGGAGGGCCGCGCCCGCGCCCGGGCGGCGAGCGGTGACCGCGCCGACGCCGTCAGGGACCTGGAGGACGTCGTCTCCCGCTACCCGCTGCCCGGTCCGCTCGTCGAACTCGGGGAGCTGTACGAGGCCCGCGCCGCCACCGGGGACCGGGCGAAGGCGGAGAACCAGTACGCCCTCGTGGACGCCTGGATCGCGCTCGCCCGCGCGGGCGGCGTCAACGCGGACCTCGACACCGCGCTCGCGGCGGCCGACCACGGCGACACCGGGGCGGCGCTGCGCGCGGCCCGTGCCGAGTGGGCCCGCCGGCACACCGTGCACACCGCGGACGCGCTCGCCTGGGCGCTGTACCGTAACGGCCGCGCCCAGGAGGCCCTCCCCCACGCCCGGCAGGCCACGGCCACCGGCTACCGCAACGCCGCGTTCCTCTACCACCGCGGCATGATCGAGCGCGCCACCGGCCACGACGACGACGCCCGCACCCACCTGACCGCCGCCCTGCGGCTGAACCCGGGCTTCTCGCCGCTGGGAGCCCGTGCGGCGCGTACGGCCCTGAAGTCCCTGGAGGCGGCCCGGTGA
- a CDS encoding nickel transporter produces the protein MKHPRTLGAAAAALTAACALVLVPAGAASAHPLGNFTVNRYDGLVASPGALRVEHVEDLAEIPATQAKPDIERTGLAVWARQRCEKAARDSAVTVDGRAVALTAHSSHARVRPGQAGLDTLRVECGLSAPLPEDATVAVGFRGAEAASGPGWREITARGDRMTLTASDVPTTSVSRELTEYPARLLSSPADTAGASLRVRPGGPALADDRRDAPAASVLPRGADRWTRALDNLVARHDLTLGFAALALAVAVGLGALHALAPGHGKTVMAAMAAARGGRARMRDVLPLAASVTVTHTLGVVALGLLVAAGSAAAPSVIAWLGIASGVLVTLGGAALVRRAWRHRDHGHSHGHGHSPGHGHTHSHDHDHDHGLEHTHGGHTHTHPAVPTLRGTLLLGFAGGLVPSPSAVVVLVGAAAMGQAWFGLLLVVAYGVGLALTLTAAGFAVVRLGSGMNRLLDGRPRWTAGPAAALVRRSAPLGSACVVVALGAGLMLKGAAAALG, from the coding sequence GTGAAGCACCCCCGTACGCTCGGCGCCGCCGCGGCCGCCCTCACCGCGGCCTGCGCGCTCGTTCTCGTCCCGGCCGGCGCAGCGAGCGCCCACCCGCTCGGGAACTTCACCGTCAACCGCTACGACGGACTGGTCGCCTCCCCCGGCGCGCTCCGCGTGGAACACGTCGAGGACCTCGCCGAGATCCCGGCGACCCAGGCCAAGCCGGACATCGAGCGGACCGGCCTCGCCGTGTGGGCCCGGCAGCGGTGCGAGAAGGCCGCGCGGGACAGCGCCGTCACCGTCGACGGGCGCGCGGTCGCGCTCACCGCGCACAGCAGCCACGCGCGCGTGCGCCCCGGCCAGGCGGGGCTCGACACCCTCCGGGTGGAGTGCGGGCTGAGCGCGCCGCTGCCCGAGGACGCCACCGTCGCCGTCGGCTTCCGGGGCGCGGAGGCGGCGTCCGGGCCCGGCTGGCGGGAGATCACGGCACGCGGCGACCGGATGACGCTCACCGCGTCCGACGTGCCGACGACCTCCGTGTCCCGTGAACTGACCGAGTATCCCGCGCGGTTGCTGTCCTCCCCCGCCGACACCGCCGGCGCGTCCCTGCGGGTGCGGCCGGGCGGCCCCGCGCTCGCCGACGACCGGCGCGACGCGCCCGCCGCCTCCGTGCTGCCCCGCGGCGCCGACCGCTGGACGCGGGCCCTGGACAACCTGGTCGCCCGGCACGACCTCACCCTCGGCTTCGCCGCCCTCGCCCTGGCCGTCGCGGTCGGGCTCGGCGCCCTGCACGCCCTGGCCCCCGGCCACGGCAAGACCGTGATGGCGGCGATGGCTGCGGCGCGGGGCGGCCGGGCCCGCATGCGGGACGTGCTGCCGCTGGCCGCCTCGGTGACCGTCACGCACACTCTCGGCGTGGTCGCCCTCGGGCTGCTGGTCGCCGCCGGTTCCGCGGCCGCGCCGTCGGTGATCGCCTGGCTGGGCATCGCGAGCGGCGTCCTGGTCACCCTGGGGGGCGCCGCCCTCGTACGCCGCGCCTGGCGTCACCGCGACCACGGGCACAGCCACGGGCATGGGCACAGTCCTGGACACGGGCACACCCACAGCCACGATCACGATCACGACCACGGCCTGGAACACACCCACGGCGGCCACACCCACACCCACCCCGCCGTCCCCACGCTCCGCGGCACCCTGCTCCTGGGTTTCGCCGGCGGTCTCGTGCCCAGTCCGTCCGCCGTGGTGGTCCTGGTGGGCGCGGCGGCGATGGGGCAGGCCTGGTTCGGGCTGCTGCTCGTGGTGGCGTACGGCGTCGGGCTCGCCCTGACCCTCACCGCGGCCGGGTTCGCCGTGGTCAGGCTGGGCAGCGGGATGAACCGGCTGCTGGACGGGCGGCCCCGCTGGACCGCGGGCCCGGCGGCGGCTCTGGTGCGCAGGTCCGCGCCGCTCGGGTCGGCCTGCGTGGTCGTCGCGCTGGGAGCCGGGCTGATGCTCAAGGGGGCGGCGGCGGCGCTGGGCTGA
- a CDS encoding SGNH/GDSL hydrolase family protein: MRRSSRISAYVGSLLLTLALALTGATTAQASQLAATGPYVALGDSYSSGVGAGSYISSSGSCNRSTNAYPYLWNAAHSPSSFSFNACSGARTDDVLANQLGSLNSATALVSITVGGNDAGFSDVMTTCVLQSDNDCISRINTARAYVDSTLPGKLNNLYSTISAKAPNARVVVIGYPRFYLLGQLCLGLSEAKRSAINGAADYIDAATAKIAANHGFVFGDVRTTFTGHEICSGSSWLHSVNWLSIGESYHPTAAGHSGGYLPVFTKAA; the protein is encoded by the coding sequence ATGAGACGAAGTTCCCGAATTTCCGCCTATGTCGGCTCTCTCCTCCTGACCCTCGCCCTCGCCCTGACCGGGGCGACGACGGCGCAGGCGTCCCAACTGGCGGCGACCGGGCCGTATGTGGCCCTCGGCGACTCCTACTCCTCCGGTGTGGGCGCCGGCAGCTACATCAGCTCCAGCGGCAGTTGCAACCGCAGTACGAACGCGTACCCCTACCTGTGGAACGCCGCCCACTCCCCGTCCTCGTTCTCCTTCAACGCCTGCTCGGGCGCCAGGACCGACGACGTGCTGGCCAACCAGCTCGGCTCGCTCAACTCCGCCACCGCCCTCGTCTCGATCACCGTCGGCGGCAACGACGCGGGATTCTCCGACGTCATGACGACCTGTGTGCTGCAGTCCGACAACGACTGCATCTCGCGGATCAACACCGCCAGGGCGTACGTCGACTCGACGCTGCCCGGCAAGCTGAACAACCTCTACTCGACGATCAGCGCCAAGGCCCCCAACGCTCGCGTGGTCGTCATCGGCTACCCCCGCTTCTACCTGCTCGGACAGCTCTGCCTGGGCCTCAGCGAGGCCAAGCGCTCCGCCATCAACGGCGCCGCCGACTACATCGACGCCGCCACCGCCAAGATCGCCGCGAACCACGGCTTCGTCTTCGGCGACGTCCGCACCACCTTCACCGGCCACGAGATCTGCTCCGGCAGTTCCTGGTTGCACAGCGTCAACTGGCTCAGCATCGGCGAGTCGTACCACCCGACGGCGGCCGGCCACTCCGGCGGCTACCTCCCGGTGTTCACCAAGGCCGCCTGA